The proteins below are encoded in one region of Rhinolophus sinicus isolate RSC01 linkage group LG07, ASM3656204v1, whole genome shotgun sequence:
- the HOMER3 gene encoding homer protein homolog 3, translating to MSTAREQPIFSTRAHVFQIDPATKRNWIPAGKHALTVSYFYDATRNVYRIISIGGAKAIINSTVTPNMTFTKTSQKFGQWADSRANTVYGLGFASEQHLTQFAEKFQEVKEAARLAREKSQDGGELTSPALGLTAHQVPPSPLVSTNGPGDEKLFRSQSADAPGPTERERLKKMLSEGSVGEVQWEAEFFALQDSNNKLANALREANAAAAQWRQQLEGQRAEAERLRQRVAELEAQAVLEPPPVSEKEGPGQTLEQLEALVQTKDQEIQTLKSQAGGPREAPDAVEREETQQKVQDLETRNTELEHQLRATERSLEEARAERERARAEVGRAAQLLDVRLFELSELREGLARLAEGTP from the exons ATGTCCACAGCCAG GGAGCAGCCCATCTTCAGCACACGGGCACATGTGTTCCAGATTGACCCAGCCACCAAGCGGAACTGGATCCCCGCTGGCAAGCACGCGCTCACTGTCTCCTACTTCTACGATGCCACCCGCAATGTCTACCGAATCATCAGCATCGGGGGTGCCAAG gccaTTATCAACAGCACTGTCACTCCCAACATGACCTTTACCAAAACCTCCCAGAAGTTCGGGCAGTGGGCAGACAGTCGCGCCAACACTGTCTATGGCCTTGGCTTTGCTTCTGAGCAGCATCTGACCCAG TTTGCTGAGAAGTTCCAGGAAGTGAAGGAAGCAGCAAGACTGGCAAGGGAGAAATCTCAGGATGGAGGGGAGCTCACCAGTCCAGCCCTGGGGCTCACTGCCCACCAG GTGCCCCCGAGCCCCCTCGTCAGCACCAACGGCCCCGGCGACGAGAAACTGTTCCGCAGTCAGAGCGCCGACGCCCCTGGTCCCACAGAACGCGAGCGGCTCAAGAAGATGCTGTCAGAGGG CTCCGTGGGTGAGGTGCAGTGGGAGGCCGAATTCTTTGCGCTGCAGGACAGCAACAACAAGTTGGCGAACGCCTTACGAGAGGCCAACGCCGCCGCCGCCCAATGGAGGCAGCAGCTGGAGGGCCAGCGCGCAGAGGCTGAGCGGCTGAGGCAGCGG GTGGCTGAGCTGGAGGCCCAGGCAGTCTTGGAGCCCCCCCCAGTCAGCGAGAAGGAGGGGCCTGGCCAGACATTGGAGCAGCTGGAGGCCCTAGTGCAAACCAAGGACCAG GAGATCCAGACGCTGAAGAGCCAGGCTGGTGGGCCCCGCGAGGCCCCTGACGCAGTGGAGCGCGAGGAGACGCAGCAGAAGGTGCAG GACCTGGAGACCCGCAACACGGAGCTGGAGCACCAGCTGCGGGCAACGGAGCGCAGCCTGGAGGAGGCACGGGCTGAGCGGGAACGGGCACGGGCCGAGGTGGGCCGGGCTGCACAGCTGTTGGACGTCAGGCTGTTTGAGCTGAGCGAGCTTCGCGAGGGCCTGGCCCGCCTGGCTGAGGGAACCCCCTGA